The following is a genomic window from Bordetella sp. H567.
CAGAAGTAGACCATGCGGCCGTCGACGTTCAGCGTTTGGTCGGGCGTCCAATCCCCCATGTCGAAGGCATGGGACACGATGCGCGTCCCTGGCTTGAGCTTGAGCAGGGTGGGCCGCAGCTTGAGGTTCAGCGACGGCAGCAGGTACAGGCTGATGACCGTGGCTTGCGACAGATCCTGTTGGAACAGATCGCCCTGGACGAATTGCACCTTGTCGACAACTCCTTCTTTTTTGGCGTTCGCCCGCGCTTCCTGGATGCGTACCGGGTCGATATCGACGCCTACGCCGCGGGTGCCGAATCGCTTGGCGGCGGTGATGGGGATGCGGCCGTCGCCGGAGCCCAGGTCATAGAGCACGTCGTTGGGCCCCACCTTGGCGACTTGCAGCATGGCGTCGACCACCGGTTCGGGCGTGGGCACGAAAATCACGTCGGGCGTGCGAGGCTTGGCGGCGGTGTCGGCGGATTGCGCCCGCACCCCCGTCGCGGCGATCGAGAGCAAGGCGCCCGCAAGGGCCAATATCCATGAATGCCGAAATATGCGCATGGTGCAGCTCCTGATGTATGTGACGAAACAAGGCCGGGATCCCGGCGGCGTTGTGAATGTTCGCCGTGGCACGACCACGGCTGCGCCTCGCGCCTAGCCATCCACCTGATTGCGTACTCCCGCGAGGCTCTTTCGCGTGTTAACAGGCCCTAATCGGCGGCGGCCGTCGCCGGGCGACCGCGGCACAGCAGCACCAACGCGCCCAACGTCAGCACGCCCAGGCCGGCGAGTGCGCCCACGCCCGTGTGCACGACGCTGGCATAGAGCAGGTAGGCACTGGTGCCGCAGAAAAGCAGCGGCGTGAACGGATAGAGCGGGACGCGGAAGGGGCGGGCGCGCGCCGGTTCGCGGTGGCGCAGGACGAATAGCGCGATGCCGGTCAGCACGAAGAACAGCCAGAACACCGGCGCGGTGTACTCCACCATGGTGGCGAAGCCGCTGCGCGTGGCGGCGCCCAGGCCCACCAGCGCCAGCGCGATCAGGCCCTGCACGATCAAGGCGTTGGTGGGCGTATGGTGGCGCGTGTCCCAGCGGCCCAACATGCGGAACATGGTTTCGTCGCGGCCGAAGGCATAGGTGGTACGGGCACCTGTCAGTACGGTGGCATTGGCGGACGTCAGCGCCGATATGGCGACTAGCGCGCTGATGATAAGCGCGCCGTTTTCCCCGAGCACGGCGCGCAGGGCGTCGGCCGCGACGGCGTTGGAGGCGGCCATGCCCGCCAGGCCCAGCACCTTGGCATAGGCCAGGTTGACCAGCAGATACACCGCCGTGACCAGCGCCAGGCTCCAGAACAGTGCGCGCGGCAGATTGCGGCCCGGCCCCACGACTTCCGCGGACACGTAGGCGGCTTCATTCCAGCCGCCGTAGGTCAGCATCACGAAGATGAGCACGAGTCCCCAGTTGGTAGCCGTGGGCAGGGTGGACGGCGTGACGGCGCCGCCCGTCGATTCCCCGCCCAGCATCAGTCCGGCGCCGATGATGAACAGCACGCCCGCCACTTCCAGCACCGTCAGGCAGTTCTGCGTCCATTTGCCGGCGCGCAGGCCGACGATATTGACTAACGTGAGCGCCACCACGGTCAGCGCCGCATAGATGGCCGCGGAGTGCGCGCCCAGCCGCAGGATCTGGCTGGCGTAGTCGCCGAAGACATAGCCCAGCAGCGCGATGGAGCCGGCGGGGATGATCGTCAGCCGCGCCCAGGCGAACAGGAAGCCCGTTTTCTCGCCGAAGGCCCGGCGTAGATAGTGGTAGTCGCCCCCGGCGTCCGGGTACGAGGTGGCGAGTTCGGCGTAGCACATGGCGCCGGCCAGGGAAATCAGGCCCCCCGCCGCCCAGGCGATCAGGATGTGGTCCAGGCTGGCGGCATTGGCCGCGATCAGGGCCGGGGCGCTGAAGATGCCCGCACCGATGACGATGCCCACCACCAACGCCATCACGTCCAGGGTCGATAACAGCGGGGAAGGGCGCGCCGACGCGGGGCGTGCGCACGGCGAAGCGGGAGGCTGCGTGGAAGAGGCGTCGCGCACTGGGAGCATTCCATGACCGTGGACGAAGCGGGCAAGCGCGGATAAGCCGACGCCTTACCACATCGCCAGGGATGGTAGCACCCGATGATGAATATTTAAGCTTATCGTCAGAAACAAAACGTTAGGCCGCTCGTCGCCAAACGTAATCGCCCGCTTGGCGGCGGATGAGGCGCAATCAGCCGCTGCCGCGGGCGGTCGCGCACCAAGGAAAAACGCCATGGCGCGTAGCCATGGCGTTCCGGTGGGGGCGGCGTCCGCGCGCCAAGCGCCGTCGCCCGCCCCGCCGCATCAGCCCAGGTCGACCAGCCGGGTATGTTCCACAGCCGGCGGGGCAGCGAAATACGGGCTGACCAGCTCGCGCCACTTGGCGAAGTCTTCCGAGCCGCGGAAGTCCACCGTGTGGTTTTCCAGCGTGGCCCATTCGACGAACAGCCGATAGCGGTTGGGCGATTCCACCGAACGCTGCAACGATACGCCATGGCAGCCCTTGGCCCGCAGGAACAGCGGCTTGGCCTTGGCCACGCCGGCTTCGAAGGCCGCGTGGGTGCCGTCCTGGATATCGATCTGCGCAATTTCGAGAAACATCGTCGCTCCTTGCTGATACGCCGGGCGTTCAGCGTTTGATGTGTTCCAGCGCCACCGGATTGGTCACGCCGGTTTCCGTCAGCGTGCGCGTCGCGTTGACGGACGCGTAGATCCACAGGATCTTCATCGGCTGCGTGTCCGACATGTTACGAAAGCGGTGCGACACATTGGGCGGTATCCACGTCGTGTCCATGGGCTGGAGGCGGTGCTCCTCGCCGTTGATGTCGAGCATCGCGTCGCCTTCCAGCAGCATCACGCTTTCCTCGCAGTTGTGGCTGTGGAAGGGGATCTTCGTGCCGGGCGCGAATTCCGTGATGCCATTGATGAAGGCGGTGGCGCCGTCGCCGGCGGTCACCAGCGGGATGGTGCGGGCGCCGCCGCCGCGCTCGTAGGCCGTCAATTCCGACGGGCGGTAAATGCCCGGCTTCGGGCCGCCTTTCTGGGTGGTATTGGATGTGGTCATGCTGTGGACTCCCGTGAACAACCTGGTCTGCCGCTGCGTTCAGCGCGCGGGACCGGTCCAGACCGATTTGATATTGGTGAATTCCTTCAGGCCGTAGCTGCTCAATTCGCGCCCGTAGCCGGACTGCTTGATGCCGCCGAAGGGCAGGCGCGGATCCGATGCCACGGTACCGTTGATGAATACCGCCCCGGCCTCGAGTTCACGCGCCAGGGTATCCGCACGGTCCAGGTCGCCCGTCCACAGCGCGGCGCCCAGGCCGAACACGGTGCCGTTGGCGATGCGGACCGCATCGGCGGCGTCCTTGCAGCGAAGGATGGCCGCGGCCGGGCCGAAGGTTTCGTCGCGGCCGGCGGCCATGTCGGGGGTGACGCGGTCCAGCACGGTGGGTTCGAAGAAATAGCCCTTGCCCTCGCGCGGCGCGCCGCCCAGCAGCAGGCGGGCGCCCGCGTCCACCGACGCGCGCACCTGCTGGTGCAGGTCGGTCCGCAGGTTATCGCGCGCCATGGGGCCGACGTCGACGGCGGCATCGCGCGGGTCGCCCACCATGAGCTCGCGTGCATGCGCGATGAAGGCGTCGACGAAGGCGTCGGCCACCTGGGCCTCGACGATGAAGCGCTTGGCGGAAATGCAGCTCTGTCCGGCGTTGTGGAAGCGCGCCTTGACCGCGGTCTGCGCGGCCAGGTCGATGTCCGCATCGGCCAGAACCACGAAGGGGTCCGATCCGCCCAGTTCCAGCACCTGTTTTTTCAGTGCCGCGCCGGCTTGCGCCGCGATCGTGCGGCCGACCGGCGTCGAGCCGGTGAAAGTAACGGCGGCGATGCGGTCGTCGCCGATCAGGCGCTGCACCCGCGAGGAATTGACCAGCAGCGTGGAGAACAAGCCCGCGGGGGCATCGGCGCGCTCGAACACCTTGGCCAGCGCGACGGCGCACTGCGGCACGTTGTTGGCGTGCTTGAGCACGGCCGTATTGCCGGCCAGCAAGGCGGGCGCGGCGAAACGCATGACCTGCCAGAAGGGATAGTTCCACGGCATGACGGCCAGCACGGTGCCCAGCGGGTCGAACACCACTTTGCTGTGGGTGGCGTTGCTGGCGACGACTTCGGGGGCCAGCAGGCGTTCCGCTTCGTTGGCGTAGAAGTCGCAATTGATGGCGCACTTCTCGACTTCGGCCATGGCCTCGGTAATGGGCTTGCCCATTTCCGCCGTGATCAGCGCCGCGTATTCGGCCTTGCCGGCCCGCAGGGCGGCGGCCAGCCGGCGCAGCACGTCCTGGCGCTGGGCCAGGCTGGTGCGGCGCCAGTCGCGCTGCGCGGCCTGGGCGCGCGCCAGCGTGGCCTCGATGGCGGCCTCGTCATGCTCCTCGAAGGTGGCGAGCGTGGATTCGTCGAATGGGTTGATGGAGTGAATCATGAATACCTTCTTGACACAGGCGTGCCGTTACTCCGCCTGGATGTTGTTGTCCCGGATCAGTTTTCCGTACACGGCATAGCCTTCCGCGGTACGCTTGCCGAGCTCTTCGGGCGACGACCCTATCGGGTTGGCGCCCTGCGCCGCCAGCTTGGCCAGCACTTCGGGCTTGGCCAGCACCTGCTTGATCGTGGCGTTCAGTTTCTCGACCACCGCCGGCGGCGTCTTGGCCGGGGCGACGATCACGAACCAGGAAGAAAACACGAAGCCTGGCGAGCCGGATTCGGAAATCGTCGGCACGTTGGGCAGTTCGGCCATGCGCTTTTCCGACGAGATGCCCAGCAGGTCCACGCGCTTGCTGTCGATCAGGCTCTTGGACGTCGCCAGGGCCTGGAAGGCCACTTTCGCCTCGCCGCTGGCCACGCCCATCGCGGCCGGGGTCGCGCCGCGATAGGGCACGTGCACCATGTCCAGCTTGTTCTTGGAGGCGAACAGTGCCATGGCGATGTGCTGCGGGCTGCCGATGCCGCCGGATGCGTATTCGATGCGGCCGGGCGCGGCCTTGGCGGCAGCGATCAGGTCAGCCGCGTTCTTGTACAGTCCCGGCGTGGCGATCAGGCTCCATTCGAAGGTGGTGACCAGCGAGACCGGCGCGAAGTCCTTCAGGGGATTCCACGGCGTCTTGGACAGGTTGGGCACCATGGTGAGGATGCTGTCGTTGAACGCGCCGATGGTGTAGCCGTCGGGGTTGGCGGTCGCCACCCGGTTGGCGCCGATGGCGCCGGCCGCGCCGGGCAGGTTTTCCACGATGACGGACTGGTTCAGGATCTTGCCCATCTCCTGGGCCACCAGGCGCGCCACATTGTCCACGGCGCTGGCCGCCGCCAGCGGGATGATCATGGTGATGGGGCGTTCGGGATACGCGGCCCGCGCCTGTTGCGCGACCCCTGCCGCCAGGCAGAGCGTTGCGGCAACTTTCACTGCCGCCCGACATTTGTTCCATGCCTTCACAGCCTTCTCCTCGATGTTGGTATACGTTGTCGACCTCGCGGGCGTCACTCTAGGGACGCCCTCGCCCCCTGTCCAATGGCGATTTTCTATTTATCGCATCGAAAGCCGCCATAATTCGTTACGCTTACGCCCTGTCCGCCGGACAGGGCGCCATGGGGGCCGTTCCAGTCATGACCAATAAATCCGGGATCAAGCTGCGCCAGCTGGAGTATTTCCTTGCGATCGCCGACACGCTGCATTTTTCAAAAGCGGCGGAAAAGCTGTTCGTGACGCAGTCCACGCTGTCCCATCAACTGGCGGAACTGGAAACCCACCTGGGCAAGGCGCTGTTCGACCGCTCCGGCAAGCACGTCCGGCTCACCCAGGTGGGGCAGGTCTTCCATGCCTATGCCAAGCGCACGCTGGACGAACTGGCGGCCGGTTGCGCGGCGCTGGAGGAGCTCGACGCCTTGCGCCGCGGCCATCTGAATATCGGCGCCAGCCAATCCTTCACCCGCAAGCTGCTGCCCCCGGTCGTTGCCGAGTTCATGCGGGCCTATCCGGACGTCCGCCTGACGGTCAAGGAGATGATGGCGCCCATGATCGAGGAGCAGCTGGCCACCGGGGACCTGCACCTGGGCATCGCCTTCGTGCCGGCACGCCTGGAGGAAACGGCGGTGGAGTCGCTGTTCACCGAACGGCTGATGCTGGTCGTGGGAAGCGGCCACCGGCTCGCGGCCCGCAAGCGCGTGCGGTTGGCGGACCTGGCCCGCGAACCGCTGGTGCTGATGACGCGCGATTACTACACGCGCGGGCTGGTGGACCAGTACTTCGACCAGCGCGGGCTGGTGCCCAACATCGTCTGCGAAACGAACGCGCTGAGCCTGATGATGGACCTGGCGGCGTCCTCCCAGGTGGTGACCCTGTTGCCCGAGAGCACTATCGAC
Proteins encoded in this region:
- a CDS encoding NAD-dependent succinate-semialdehyde dehydrogenase, with the translated sequence MIHSINPFDESTLATFEEHDEAAIEATLARAQAAQRDWRRTSLAQRQDVLRRLAAALRAGKAEYAALITAEMGKPITEAMAEVEKCAINCDFYANEAERLLAPEVVASNATHSKVVFDPLGTVLAVMPWNYPFWQVMRFAAPALLAGNTAVLKHANNVPQCAVALAKVFERADAPAGLFSTLLVNSSRVQRLIGDDRIAAVTFTGSTPVGRTIAAQAGAALKKQVLELGGSDPFVVLADADIDLAAQTAVKARFHNAGQSCISAKRFIVEAQVADAFVDAFIAHARELMVGDPRDAAVDVGPMARDNLRTDLHQQVRASVDAGARLLLGGAPREGKGYFFEPTVLDRVTPDMAAGRDETFGPAAAILRCKDAADAVRIANGTVFGLGAALWTGDLDRADTLARELEAGAVFINGTVASDPRLPFGGIKQSGYGRELSSYGLKEFTNIKSVWTGPAR
- a CDS encoding SAM-dependent methyltransferase, with protein sequence MRIFRHSWILALAGALLSIAATGVRAQSADTAAKPRTPDVIFVPTPEPVVDAMLQVAKVGPNDVLYDLGSGDGRIPITAAKRFGTRGVGVDIDPVRIQEARANAKKEGVVDKVQFVQGDLFQQDLSQATVISLYLLPSLNLKLRPTLLKLKPGTRIVSHAFDMGDWTPDQTLNVDGRMVYFWTVPGH
- a CDS encoding LysR substrate-binding domain-containing protein codes for the protein MGAVPVMTNKSGIKLRQLEYFLAIADTLHFSKAAEKLFVTQSTLSHQLAELETHLGKALFDRSGKHVRLTQVGQVFHAYAKRTLDELAAGCAALEELDALRRGHLNIGASQSFTRKLLPPVVAEFMRAYPDVRLTVKEMMAPMIEEQLATGDLHLGIAFVPARLEETAVESLFTERLMLVVGSGHRLAARKRVRLADLAREPLVLMTRDYYTRGLVDQYFDQRGLVPNIVCETNALSLMMDLAASSQVVTLLPESTIDPSGRVAVIPVYEPVPIRVTALLWSKRHHRTVAATTFARLLRERLRSAETGLRRSAAAVTQ
- a CDS encoding Bug family tripartite tricarboxylate transporter substrate binding protein, with amino-acid sequence MKVAATLCLAAGVAQQARAAYPERPITMIIPLAAASAVDNVARLVAQEMGKILNQSVIVENLPGAAGAIGANRVATANPDGYTIGAFNDSILTMVPNLSKTPWNPLKDFAPVSLVTTFEWSLIATPGLYKNAADLIAAAKAAPGRIEYASGGIGSPQHIAMALFASKNKLDMVHVPYRGATPAAMGVASGEAKVAFQALATSKSLIDSKRVDLLGISSEKRMAELPNVPTISESGSPGFVFSSWFVIVAPAKTPPAVVEKLNATIKQVLAKPEVLAKLAAQGANPIGSSPEELGKRTAEGYAVYGKLIRDNNIQAE
- a CDS encoding APC family permease, with protein sequence MRDASSTQPPASPCARPASARPSPLLSTLDVMALVVGIVIGAGIFSAPALIAANAASLDHILIAWAAGGLISLAGAMCYAELATSYPDAGGDYHYLRRAFGEKTGFLFAWARLTIIPAGSIALLGYVFGDYASQILRLGAHSAAIYAALTVVALTLVNIVGLRAGKWTQNCLTVLEVAGVLFIIGAGLMLGGESTGGAVTPSTLPTATNWGLVLIFVMLTYGGWNEAAYVSAEVVGPGRNLPRALFWSLALVTAVYLLVNLAYAKVLGLAGMAASNAVAADALRAVLGENGALIISALVAISALTSANATVLTGARTTYAFGRDETMFRMLGRWDTRHHTPTNALIVQGLIALALVGLGAATRSGFATMVEYTAPVFWLFFVLTGIALFVLRHREPARARPFRVPLYPFTPLLFCGTSAYLLYASVVHTGVGALAGLGVLTLGALVLLCRGRPATAAAD
- a CDS encoding cupin domain-containing protein, which gives rise to MTTSNTTQKGGPKPGIYRPSELTAYERGGGARTIPLVTAGDGATAFINGITEFAPGTKIPFHSHNCEESVMLLEGDAMLDINGEEHRLQPMDTTWIPPNVSHRFRNMSDTQPMKILWIYASVNATRTLTETGVTNPVALEHIKR
- a CDS encoding antibiotic biosynthesis monooxygenase family protein encodes the protein MFLEIAQIDIQDGTHAAFEAGVAKAKPLFLRAKGCHGVSLQRSVESPNRYRLFVEWATLENHTVDFRGSEDFAKWRELVSPYFAAPPAVEHTRLVDLG